The following coding sequences lie in one Listeria ivanovii subsp. londoniensis genomic window:
- a CDS encoding GntR family transcriptional regulator — MEKQTYEKLAYYTIKEKILSGKLHVGQHISEAGIAKELSISRTPVRKAIAVLVSEELIEYELNRGAIVIESSMSAGRFIELLEMAEILIVQTIDKCQNKNLTYKPEKGDEILNEMRQIHTEEDVDVYLTLLSKWLLQFVSQLANIYAEDIVRKMKRDFFNKAQKDIKMIPVLLEDETLDGIDQLTNHMVAKEYDLAKEVINRLVNLYIIRTFR; from the coding sequence ATGGAAAAACAAACATACGAAAAACTAGCATATTATACAATCAAAGAAAAAATTCTCAGTGGTAAGCTCCATGTCGGGCAGCATATTTCAGAAGCGGGTATTGCAAAAGAATTATCTATTAGTAGAACACCAGTAAGAAAAGCAATCGCAGTTTTAGTATCAGAAGAATTGATTGAATATGAACTAAACCGCGGAGCAATTGTGATTGAAAGCAGTATGAGTGCGGGGCGTTTTATTGAATTGTTAGAAATGGCAGAAATCCTTATTGTCCAAACTATCGACAAGTGTCAAAATAAAAATTTAACGTACAAACCAGAAAAAGGAGACGAAATACTCAATGAAATGCGGCAAATACATACAGAAGAAGACGTGGATGTATATTTAACATTACTCAGCAAATGGCTGTTACAATTCGTTTCACAATTAGCCAATATTTATGCAGAAGATATTGTGCGGAAAATGAAGCGTGATTTCTTTAATAAAGCACAAAAAGATATTAAAATGATTCCAGTGCTGTTAGAAGATGAGACGCTTGATGGCATAGATCAACTGACAAATCATATGGTGGCAAAAGAATATGATTTAGCAAAAGAAGTAATAAATAGATTAGTGAACTTGTATATAATTCGTACATTTAGATAA
- a CDS encoding YhgE/Pip domain-containing protein, with product MRKVYEIFILDWRRLFKAPLALLLVIALIILPSLYAWFNIEALWDPYSNTSGIKVAVSIDDEGAEVDVPGTEPEQINVGNQLKKALEKNDKLGWTFVSEKEAEKGVKSGKYYAAIHIPKDFSADMVSVVSDNIKKPTIDYYVNEKINAIAPKMTESGATTIVNQISSEFVGTVSKAVLEEFNKAGIDLENELPTIRRLKTKVFQVQDALPEIKKMGAEAVKIEAKLPELKAKANQVVELNKKIPELNQATENVLLVEQQLPKIDQLGEDILVLQKKIPEIKQIASSVKEVDENFGTIKKTVNDAVDESGKALDVINGAMDAIPTVQKIAQNGSGYVDKVADFAEEINQSFNTLAPAIKQNLTLMKQMADNVYQVTEAIKNGSISRDQAITELKKMEQDIDSLQQMITEQTKTLESLNETLPNKPFTDLIANLKSIHSGLTAQKATITKVRIQLENGEQPSEELLNTLNEQAKTVSEKLQQILANYDTAIVPNIKTGLNQIQADLKDSQKLLQNLQAKIPEITQVLQDSKKTLQTGQTYLKEFQARLPEIQKTLDDATQVIDTKLDTIIAGINEAANFYQNDYPNVKANIKKAADFIRNDLPGLEKEINQASNLIQEKMPEFEKAVTIAANLSREELPEFEKAINNAANKITDFDKNYDLQSIIKMLRNDADKDSSFIASPVSLKETSYYPIPNYGSASSPFYTALCLWVGALLLISLLRVDVEVPAGIFNHYHRYFGRLLTFLSIGLMQALIVTLGNIFLLGVSIAEPLLHVLFSMFISVVFMTIVYTLVSLFNNVGKGIAIILLVLQISGAGGNFPIQVSPPFFQAIYPFLPFTYAVSLIRESVGGLYMPTVWIDISVLAGFAILFIGFGILLKKPLDKIIPKLSEKAKRSKLIH from the coding sequence ATGCGGAAAGTATACGAAATTTTTATTTTAGACTGGCGCCGCTTATTTAAAGCGCCTTTAGCATTATTATTAGTTATAGCACTAATTATTTTACCATCACTTTATGCCTGGTTTAATATCGAAGCACTTTGGGACCCATACTCTAATACTTCTGGGATTAAAGTAGCGGTTTCGATTGATGACGAGGGGGCAGAAGTGGATGTCCCTGGAACCGAGCCAGAGCAGATTAATGTCGGAAATCAATTGAAAAAAGCATTAGAAAAAAATGACAAACTTGGTTGGACTTTTGTTAGTGAAAAAGAAGCTGAAAAAGGTGTGAAAAGCGGGAAGTACTACGCAGCTATACATATCCCGAAAGATTTTTCTGCCGACATGGTTTCAGTTGTTAGTGATAATATTAAAAAGCCGACCATTGATTACTATGTCAACGAAAAGATTAATGCCATCGCGCCAAAAATGACAGAAAGTGGCGCAACAACCATTGTCAATCAAATTAGTTCGGAATTTGTCGGGACTGTCAGTAAAGCTGTTTTAGAAGAATTTAATAAAGCTGGAATTGATCTTGAAAATGAACTTCCAACAATTAGACGTTTAAAAACAAAAGTTTTCCAAGTACAAGATGCATTACCAGAAATAAAAAAAATGGGTGCAGAAGCTGTGAAAATCGAAGCGAAACTCCCAGAATTAAAAGCCAAAGCGAATCAGGTTGTGGAGTTAAATAAAAAAATTCCAGAACTTAATCAAGCAACCGAAAATGTATTATTAGTTGAGCAACAATTGCCGAAAATAGATCAACTCGGTGAAGATATACTCGTTCTTCAAAAGAAAATTCCTGAAATTAAGCAAATTGCTTCCTCAGTAAAAGAAGTGGATGAAAATTTTGGAACGATTAAAAAGACAGTGAACGATGCTGTGGATGAGTCTGGAAAAGCACTTGATGTCATTAACGGAGCAATGGATGCCATTCCTACTGTTCAAAAAATTGCTCAAAATGGTAGTGGCTATGTAGATAAAGTAGCCGATTTTGCAGAGGAGATTAACCAGTCATTCAACACATTAGCGCCAGCAATTAAACAAAATCTGACCTTAATGAAACAAATGGCAGATAATGTGTATCAAGTTACCGAAGCAATCAAAAATGGGTCCATCAGTCGAGACCAGGCAATTACGGAATTAAAGAAGATGGAGCAAGACATTGATTCATTGCAACAAATGATTACAGAACAAACCAAGACGTTAGAAAGTTTAAATGAGACTTTGCCGAATAAGCCGTTTACTGATTTGATTGCCAATCTAAAATCCATCCATTCAGGGTTAACCGCGCAAAAAGCAACGATTACAAAAGTTCGCATACAGCTTGAAAATGGCGAGCAGCCTTCCGAAGAACTTTTAAATACGTTGAACGAACAAGCAAAAACAGTGAGCGAGAAATTGCAGCAAATTTTGGCCAATTATGATACAGCAATTGTTCCCAACATTAAAACGGGCTTAAATCAAATTCAAGCTGATTTAAAAGATAGCCAAAAGCTACTGCAAAATTTACAAGCAAAAATTCCGGAAATCACTCAAGTGTTACAAGACTCTAAAAAAACACTCCAAACCGGTCAGACCTATTTAAAAGAATTCCAAGCTCGTTTGCCAGAAATTCAAAAAACATTAGATGATGCAACCCAAGTAATTGACACCAAGTTGGATACAATTATCGCTGGCATTAATGAAGCTGCTAACTTTTATCAAAATGATTACCCTAATGTGAAAGCAAATATCAAAAAAGCTGCCGATTTTATTCGCAACGATTTACCAGGCTTAGAAAAAGAAATTAATCAAGCCTCCAACCTGATTCAAGAAAAAATGCCAGAATTTGAAAAAGCCGTGACGATTGCCGCGAACCTTTCTCGTGAAGAATTACCAGAATTTGAAAAAGCAATTAATAATGCAGCGAATAAAATTACCGACTTTGATAAAAATTATGATTTGCAAAGTATCATTAAAATGCTAAGAAATGATGCAGATAAGGATAGTTCGTTTATTGCGAGTCCTGTGAGCTTAAAAGAAACAAGTTACTATCCAATTCCGAATTATGGCTCTGCTAGTTCCCCATTCTATACAGCACTTTGTTTGTGGGTCGGGGCATTGTTGCTTATTTCCTTACTTCGAGTCGATGTAGAAGTGCCGGCGGGAATCTTTAACCATTACCACCGTTATTTCGGTCGACTGCTTACTTTCTTATCTATTGGATTGATGCAGGCTTTAATTGTTACACTAGGTAATATTTTCTTATTAGGTGTTTCTATTGCAGAACCACTCTTACATGTACTCTTTAGCATGTTCATTAGCGTTGTGTTTATGACAATCGTTTATACACTCGTGTCGCTATTTAACAATGTCGGAAAAGGAATCGCGATTATCTTACTCGTGCTTCAAATTTCCGGAGCGGGTGGGAATTTCCCAATCCAAGTATCTCCGCCGTTTTTCCAAGCAATCTACCCATTCTTACCGTTTACTTATGCGGTTAGTTTAATTCGAGAAAGTGTTGGTGGACTCTACATGCCAACTGTTTGGATAGATATTAGTGTTCTTGCTGGATTTGCGATTTTATTTATTGGATTCGGAATATTGCTCAAGAAACCGCTTGACAAAATTATTCCCAAACTGTCGGAAAAAGCCAAACGAAGCAAGTTAATCCATTAA
- a CDS encoding amino acid permease yields MNSLFRKKPLNELLHNKSGSTQLKQTLGPLDLTMLGVGAIVGTGIFILPGTVAAKSAGPAIIFSFVIAAIVCAIAAMCYSEFASSVPVAGSAYTYGYVVFGELIGWLLGWALILEYGLAVASVASGWSSYLNALLSGFHITIPQAISGPFNPEVGTWINLPAIFIVLIIAFLLTLGIKESTRINTIMVAIKVGVILLFLVVGVFYVKPDNWQPFMPFGISGVMNGAALVFFAYLGFDAVSSAAEEVKNPQRTMPIGIIGSLLICTILYVAVSAVLTGMVPYTDLNVTDPVAYALQVIHQDWVAGIVSLGAVVGMITVILVMSYGATRLIFAMGRDGLLPKVLAEISEKHQTPVKNTWIFAVIVAVISGLVPLDKLAELVNIGTLLAFMMVSIGIIFLRKNKSIQQSGFKVPFYPVLPVVSFLLCAFLISRLSVHTWILCGIWFVIGFIVYFSYGRKHSELSKK; encoded by the coding sequence ATGAATTCTTTATTTAGAAAAAAGCCATTAAACGAATTACTGCATAATAAAAGCGGCAGTACACAACTGAAACAAACGCTCGGTCCGCTGGATTTAACAATGCTCGGAGTTGGAGCGATTGTTGGGACAGGGATATTTATTTTACCAGGGACGGTTGCTGCGAAAAGTGCTGGTCCGGCAATTATTTTTTCCTTTGTTATTGCTGCCATTGTTTGTGCCATCGCAGCGATGTGTTATTCGGAGTTCGCGTCTAGCGTTCCTGTTGCTGGGAGTGCTTATACATATGGCTATGTGGTTTTTGGAGAGTTAATTGGTTGGTTGCTAGGGTGGGCACTTATTTTGGAATATGGGCTTGCTGTGGCTTCTGTCGCAAGTGGCTGGTCTTCGTATTTAAATGCACTGCTTTCTGGTTTCCATATTACAATACCGCAAGCCATTTCTGGGCCTTTTAATCCAGAAGTAGGTACATGGATTAATTTACCTGCTATCTTTATCGTACTCATCATTGCTTTTTTACTAACTCTTGGAATAAAAGAGTCAACGCGAATTAATACGATTATGGTTGCGATTAAAGTGGGGGTTATTTTATTATTTTTAGTTGTAGGGGTATTTTATGTCAAACCTGATAATTGGCAACCTTTCATGCCATTTGGAATAAGCGGTGTGATGAACGGGGCGGCATTAGTATTTTTTGCTTACTTAGGTTTTGATGCTGTTTCCTCAGCTGCTGAAGAGGTGAAGAATCCACAGCGAACGATGCCGATAGGAATTATTGGTTCCTTGCTAATTTGTACCATATTGTATGTAGCTGTTTCGGCTGTTTTAACGGGGATGGTTCCTTATACAGATTTAAATGTGACAGATCCAGTCGCATATGCTCTTCAAGTAATTCATCAAGACTGGGTGGCGGGAATTGTTTCGCTTGGTGCAGTTGTGGGGATGATTACCGTGATCTTAGTTATGAGCTACGGAGCAACAAGGCTTATTTTTGCAATGGGACGAGACGGGCTTTTACCAAAAGTATTAGCGGAAATTAGTGAAAAACATCAAACTCCTGTTAAGAATACTTGGATATTTGCGGTGATTGTTGCTGTTATCAGTGGACTTGTACCACTCGATAAACTAGCAGAACTCGTAAATATTGGGACCTTACTTGCTTTTATGATGGTGTCAATTGGAATTATCTTCTTACGTAAAAATAAATCAATTCAACAAAGTGGCTTCAAAGTACCGTTTTATCCTGTATTACCAGTTGTATCATTCCTGTTATGCGCATTTTTAATTAGTCGTCTATCAGTTCATACCTGGATTCTTTGTGGTATTTGGTTTGTTATTGGTTTCATTGTCTATTTCAGTTATGGTAGAAAACATAGTGAATTGTCGAAAAAATAA
- a CDS encoding magnesium transporter CorA family protein, translating into MIEFFKTTNEKMEQLSSLEEGCWVKVTDPTEEEIGRLSKEMDVPKPYILDALDSEERSRIELKRAEQDVRHSLVIVDCPYESEDELGYAMYETLPIGIVLTKGHLVTISLRDLPILSDVRSMKLEVYETTNHKQFLLKLLYAVSYYYLKYLNQIIKQTNNLELQIKQSMKNEQLYAFMAVQKSLVFFATALQSNKAILDKMEDVEHFMQQEENHDLLRDVIIENKQAIAMTDTYTQIISGMSDVFSSVISNNLNIVMKFLTSFTIILSLPTIVASIYGMNIKLPFMHNDHAFALILLFTLLITTGVTVIFWRRKYF; encoded by the coding sequence ATGATTGAATTTTTTAAGACAACTAATGAAAAAATGGAGCAACTTTCGTCTTTAGAAGAAGGTTGCTGGGTTAAAGTGACTGATCCTACCGAAGAAGAAATTGGGCGCTTAAGCAAGGAAATGGACGTTCCAAAACCTTATATCTTAGATGCACTTGATTCAGAAGAGCGTTCTCGAATAGAATTAAAACGAGCCGAGCAAGATGTAAGGCACTCCCTTGTTATTGTTGATTGTCCTTATGAATCGGAGGATGAGCTTGGCTACGCAATGTATGAAACACTTCCGATTGGTATTGTTTTAACAAAAGGGCACCTTGTTACCATTTCCTTACGAGACTTGCCAATCTTGTCGGATGTGCGTTCGATGAAGTTAGAAGTCTATGAGACAACCAATCACAAGCAATTTTTGTTAAAATTATTATATGCTGTTTCTTATTATTACCTCAAATATTTAAATCAAATCATCAAACAGACAAATAATTTAGAATTACAGATTAAACAATCCATGAAAAACGAGCAACTCTATGCGTTTATGGCTGTTCAGAAAAGTTTAGTTTTTTTTGCAACAGCGCTTCAATCTAATAAAGCTATCCTCGATAAAATGGAAGATGTCGAACATTTTATGCAGCAAGAAGAGAATCATGATTTACTCAGAGATGTTATTATTGAAAATAAACAAGCAATTGCGATGACGGACACATATACACAAATCATTAGCGGAATGTCGGATGTATTTTCATCAGTTATTTCTAATAATCTAAATATTGTTATGAAATTTTTAACTTCTTTTACAATTATTTTATCATTACCAACCATTGTAGCGAGTATTTATGGGATGAATATTAAGCTACCATTTATGCATAACGATCATGCATTTGCATTAATTCTTTTATTTACGCTACTAATCACAACGGGAGTAACAGTGATTTTTTGGCGTAGAAAATACTTTTAA
- a CDS encoding VOC family protein, translating into MNKINEMMRLGEVVLNVGHLEEMAGFYQEVIGLTLLEENERVVRLGVSGSNEALLVLRKIDDAVVPKVPRIGLFHTAFLLPTRESLANVLVHLAKSGYPIDGAGDHAYSEALYLHDIEGNGIEIYADRAKADWMRDGEGNLPMVTEEVDVDSLLQIAKEETFAGLPAGTKIGHVHLQVADVDKAEQFYRSALGMNLTTTIPSARFFAAGDYHHHIGTNMWAGRNLENRQEREVGLAWFTIITPDKEAISKQLEEQGYQVNRFENTISVIDTSGIMIHFK; encoded by the coding sequence ATGAATAAAATAAATGAGATGATGCGACTCGGTGAAGTAGTACTAAATGTAGGTCATTTAGAAGAGATGGCAGGATTTTATCAAGAAGTCATTGGTTTAACATTACTGGAAGAAAATGAACGAGTAGTTCGGCTTGGAGTGAGCGGATCAAATGAAGCGCTACTCGTTTTACGAAAAATAGATGATGCAGTCGTACCAAAAGTGCCACGGATTGGTCTTTTCCATACAGCTTTTCTTTTACCGACGAGAGAGAGCTTGGCAAATGTATTAGTTCATCTGGCAAAATCAGGTTATCCAATTGATGGAGCAGGAGATCATGCTTACAGTGAAGCACTTTATTTGCATGATATAGAAGGAAATGGAATTGAAATTTATGCAGACCGAGCTAAGGCAGATTGGATGCGTGATGGCGAAGGGAACTTGCCAATGGTGACCGAAGAAGTAGATGTGGATAGTTTGCTTCAAATTGCTAAAGAGGAAACTTTTGCTGGATTGCCTGCTGGTACGAAAATTGGTCATGTTCATTTACAAGTGGCTGATGTTGATAAAGCAGAACAGTTTTATCGCAGTGCGCTTGGGATGAATTTAACGACGACGATTCCTTCTGCGCGTTTTTTTGCAGCAGGGGATTATCACCATCATATTGGAACAAATATGTGGGCGGGGCGAAATCTTGAAAATCGGCAAGAGCGAGAAGTGGGACTTGCTTGGTTTACCATTATAACTCCGGATAAAGAAGCGATTAGCAAACAGTTGGAGGAACAAGGTTATCAAGTGAATCGCTTTGAAAATACGATTTCTGTAATAGATACTAGTGGGATTATGATTCATTTTAAATAA